A window of Loxodonta africana isolate mLoxAfr1 chromosome 3, mLoxAfr1.hap2, whole genome shotgun sequence genomic DNA:
AGGTAAGCCTCTGGACAGGTGCACAGGCCTCCCCGCATTCATGACAACAATAGGAGAGGCCACCCCTCCAGCCCAGGCACTGACTCTGCTGAGGCCTGAGGGTCACCATCAGGAGGGAGTTCCTGTCTGAGCTGTCCCCTAGGTGTCCCAGGTGGGCCCTTGTAGGACAGGGGTCACTCCAAAGCTGTTCACCTACCACAGAAGATGTTGCACCTGCTGGTGGAGAACAGATACTTTTCCAGTTTGGGTTCACAGCCCAGTTTCTCCAGGTGCCCGTAGCAGCAGTCGTGGGCATGGCAGCACCTGTGAGGCagtcaacctgaggggcttgtgAGCCATGGGGGCAGGGCCAAGGGCTGCCCAGGGAACCAGAGGCTCCAGGGAGCTTCCAGGCCTGAGAGGGCCAGGCTCCACTTCCCAGGTGTCTGCAGAGccccccacctccctccccagAGAGGTCCCCCTGCTTGGCTGCCCCTCACCAGTCGGTCTGGTCCACAGGCCAGTGGGCACCGCCGATGCCACAGTAGCAGCCGTAGTTGTTGTAATGCAGTGCGGGCTTCCCTGTCATCCTCTCAATCATCACCCCAAACTGCACCAGGTTCCCTCTGGCCAGGGGCACTACGGGGAGCGAGAGCTGAGGCCGCCAGACCCTCGGGACCAGGAGCATCCACACAGGGCCCCACCCTCTGGAGCCAGTTTCCTCTAATGTCCCTCCCCACCAGAGACCCAGTTAACCTCacctcctgaggcacctctgttcCAACAGCAACAGCCTCCCAACACCAGCCATCGGGCCCTAATCCCCTTAGTCCCTGCCCATCACGTCAGCACACTCAGTCTCCCCACCATCTCCCAGAACATCCCCTCACCCACCTCTGCTGATCATCCCCCAGGGGTCAGCCTCATCTCTCCCAGGAGCACTCTGTCCCACTAAATCTTATCAGATGTCCTGGACATGTTTCCTAACCACCTTGACCTCCTGGACGCCTCCCCTCCTGATACAGCAGGTTTGAGCTAAAAATGGAAGCTAGGGTGGGAGTGGGTGATGGACCGCAAATGGCCCGGAGCTTTACATGTGATGCCTGTGACGCTTGCCAGCCCCTTTCCCATGCCCCCCGGCTCACCCAGGCCGCTCttgtctctctccccctcccctcttcTTTGGGCAGTGCTGGCTCAGGGAAGAAGGGCCTCAGGATGACCCTGGTGGCAGGAGAGGGTAGCCTCCCATCTGGGTACCCACCATCCCCTCCCCAGAAGCCAGGCTGGGCTGGGCTTAGGGGCAGCCAGGGCTAGGGTAGGGGAGGGTGAAGGTTGTGAGCATCACTTACCCAGGAGGCAAAAGCAGATCAGAACTGCGGGAGGCTTCATCCTGGGGAGGGGTGAGCAGGGGGCCAGGAGACAGGCCGTAGAGGAGAAGGCAGCCAGCAGGGGCACTTCTGATCTCAGGGCACCTCCCCAATTAGTTAAATACCTGGTCTGTCCACTCCCCATCATTAACTCCCAAATGCCCAGTGATGCAATGGTACTTCCAGGACTTTGGCCAAGCCCCCAGGGGGAGGGGCCCGTCTGGGGCCTGTGGGCTCTGCTTCCAGTGAGCTTTTGGGAGGGGTGGCAATTCTGTGGCTCTCTTTCTTTTCACTGCCCTTCCCGTTCTACTTCCCTTCCCCCAAAATCTGTGAACCAGGTGCCGTTCTGGATGCTttgctttattttaattttttcctcagcCCCATTTTACTGACGGAGCAACTGAGGCCCAGACAAGGCTAAGAGGCTCAAGTTCACGTGGTATAGAAGTGCCAAGTCTGTCCTCTTTCCGTGACAGGAGCTACAACATCCATgtgccctcccctccctgccacgCCCCAGCTTGCCCCTCCCCCGACATGGGCAAGTTACCCAAAGTGAGAGCACAGGTATGCTGAGCCGCTTGACACATAGCAGGACCCAGGGCCCCAGGAGGGCCATCTGTCCGAGAATATATAGGCTGCAGCTAGGAGCTCAGCCAGCTGGGCTTGGATGTCTTCATTGTTCTTTCCCAGGCAGGCTCCTGCTTCTTTGGCAAGCAGTGAAAATGCTCCCAGATGCGACTTCTGTTTCCCCCAGATCCCTGTGCAGTGCGGAGTGGCTGCTGTAGAAACAggctctgtctctgtcagctggAAAACCCACACTCCAGCAGTGCTGGAAACTTCGGTCCTTTTGATATCATCCTTGGGGCTGCTGTCCCCCTGGTCAGGTCAGAATATCGAGGCCGGTTTTCAGAGGAGGCTGGAGGCCAGTTGAAAGGAGGGCAGTGCCCAGGAGCCCCTGTCCCCCAAGCCCTAGGCCTTCTCCTATGCCAggcctggccttgttgtgaccaGAAATGTCAAAGCCCCACTGGCCatgaactcacagtgacctccaGAGGCATAGTGAGAGGGGGCTAGAAGGGATATCTGCCTCTGTGCACAAGACCAAGGGGATGCCAGAAGAGGCCAGCTGGAGAATTACCACCCCCTTGATGGGGGGGTGTAAACCTAGAGATTGCCCGTGGGTGCTCATTACTCTTGCTGTGTCTCTGGTGACCTCATTTGCTGGCAGGTGTCCCCTCCCTTGACTCTGTTCAGGCAGAACCGGAGGCAAGAGTCCCCCACCACCATGCAGCCTCTCCTGACCTGACCTGGCCTCTGAGTCACTCCTCTCCCTGCCTTCCTGGCTCCTAGTCTATGACTGGGATAACCTGACCATCCACTTTCATCAACTTTATCACCTGGGAGCTGCCTGATTTGTGGCCCTGGTGTCCTGGTTCCACGACTtattatgtgaccttgggcagatcCGGAAACCCTGGAGCTGACTGCAGAGCGTGAAACTGACCTACCCAGGTGGCTCTCACACCGCAGCCAAGAAGGACTCCGACCCAGTTCCCTGACCCCACCCCAGCCAGAGGGTGAAGTTCCTGGACAGGCTTGGCCTGGAGTGGGCTGAGTGGCAAAGCGGCCTTGGCAGTGATGGGGATTAATGGATTTTGACACGAAAGAAGCCCAATAAACACTGACATACATTCAGTGGAGCTCTGTCTCCTGCCCCTCCCATTTCTGGCTTTAGTTCCTCCTGGGATTCTCTTCATCCTGCGCTCTCTGCTTACCCCACTTTAGAGAGGCCTTGGTGAGGAGTGTTCCAAGAGGGGAGtccacttgcccagggtcacccagCAGCCTGAGTCACTGGCTCCTGTATGGGGCTCCCCCTGCTCGCCGCTTTCTTTTGATTTTAACGAGGGAACTTCCTGGAAGCCCCTGGCTTCTGGCCTGGGTCACAATGGCCCAAATGGTGAGTCACGAAGAGCTGCCTCCCAAACAACCAAAATTAGCTTTGACTCCCTGGGAGCTTTGGCCCATAGCCCTTCCTGCAGGGCTTAAGGGATGTTTCCAAAGATGGGCCAGGTTTCTGAGAAGGCCCATTTTGTGACCCATTTGGAGCCCTGGCCTGGCTAGGATGGGGCCCCTGCAAGCCCCTGCTGGTTCATACCTGTGGCAGGAAATTGAGGACGGTAGGGCCAGAGCCAGGCAGGGAAACCCAGGCAGGCTTCCAGGCAAAGGTGCTCCTGGCTGAGTTTTCAAGTGGGAGGGGGTAGAGGGGAGGAAGGAGACAGAGTAGGGAAGTATAAAGGGGAGAGGGGCAAGGAGGCAGGTGTTAGGACTTGGAGGATACGAAAGAGTTTTGCCATTTGGGAGATGGCGGTTGGTTTTACGGAGTTCATGGTCACACTGAAGACGCAATGAGGTAGAAAGCACAAGGTCCCTGGCATCAGAAACACCAGACTTGAGGGCTAGCTCTGCCCCTTTGGAGCTGTGTGGTTTTGACAGGTACCATCACCACTCTGAGCCCagcttcctcatccataaaataggCATAATTAGACTTGCCTGTCAGGGTTATGGATggatgaaaaggaaatgaaatgggTAAAGCCCTCAGCAGAAAGCCTTGCCCAAAGGAGGAGCCCATAAACACCCAGGTCCATCCCTCCTCCCCCCTTACCCACAGATGAAGCAGCTGCTCTTTGAGGCTCTCAAAACGCTTACCACCCTGGGGCAGAGATGTAGCTGGGCCAGGGCCGCCAGCATTACAATGAGAGTATTGCCCCCACTTGGCAggttttggagtccctgagtgatacaAATTGGTAATGCACTCGGCtgtaaactgaaaggttggaggttcgagtccacccggaagtgtcttggaagaaaggcctggtgatctacttctgaaaatgcagCCGTTGAAAAtcgtatgaagcagttctactctgacacacatgaggttgccatgaggcagaactgacccaatggcaaatggtttttatttttggcaGATTTTAACTTTAGTGATGCAGGGTGTTTGGGGTAGAGGGGAGTCAAGGGAACAGAGCCCAGCCTCTCAactctgttttctttctcttggtgCAGACTCTTCCCTTTGAGTTTAGAAGTCATGGTAAGAACAATAATGCTAACAACAACGGCCAAATGACTACCATTTACTAAGATCCTACAATGTTGCTGAGCCTGTACTGATCCTGTAACCTGCTTTTTATCTCATTATCTCTCATTACTGTTTGTAtcgcttcccctagagccttcggaATCCTGCAGACCTCTCCAATCAAAGTGGGACAACCGTATTGCTGGAAGTGTTAATTGTTCATTCTGTCAATAAAATGTACTGACTGAGGGCCTGCTACATGCTGGGCTCTGCTCTAGGCACCCGAGACACACTGGGGAGCACAACCAGGTGTGGTCCCTGCCCTGAGGCATTTACAGCCCAGTGGGGGAGACACACATTAGTAATTAGATACATGAATGTACACTAATAGGGACAAGTGGCTTGACAGAATGTTCTGTGGGACTATGGGAGTGTTTAACAGGGCCGTCTGAACTGGACAAGGGATCAGGGAGGGCTTCTCTGTAGAAGAAATGGTTGATCAGAGATCTCAAGAAGTTAACTGGGTAAagaggaaagcagagagagattaaATATAGGAAACAGCCTGTGCAAAGACCTTGTGGTCTCGTCTGAGAAACACTGTATCCAAGaggagctgaaaagaggctgGGATAGCTGGGAGGGTGGTGGGTGGGCCCTGAAGGACAGGACTCATCAGGAAGCTGACCCTGGGACATCAGCCCCCCATTCATCCTGCAGTAAGCCAGTTGGATAGGAGGTCCCCAGCTTGCGGAATGTGAGGAGGGGACGGAGCCTGCCATGAAAGTGAGACCTCTATGTGGTGGTGTTTTTACCTTGGGATCATTGGcagtaaggggccctggtggggcTCATTCCTCCGGTAGGAGCAGACTTTGTACAGCTGTTGCCACATAGGTTCTCCCATCCTTTATGGAGAGTAAAGAAAAAGAATCCTTGATTTGGGCCTGTTGTAATCTTTAGAAGGTCACCATCATCATTGTGAAATGCCCCAGCCCGGCTATACTGGTCTTTAGCCAAGGAACAATGGAACTCCAATGAAGGGATTTAAGCCAGGGTGTGACCTGCTCATATCTGTGTTTGCAAAAGATGGTTCTGGCTGCTAGAAGGAGAACGAATAGGAGGGACACCAGCAAGGAAGAGAGAGATCTGTTAGCAGGGTTTTGTGGGGTCCAGGATAGCCCTGGCTCCTGGTGATGGAGTGGGGCTGGTGTTGGGACAcactgggggc
This region includes:
- the PLA2G2E gene encoding group IIE secretory phospholipase A2 — protein: MLLVPRVWRPQLSLPVVPLARGNLVQFGVMIERMTGKPALHYNNYGCYCGIGGAHWPVDQTDWCCHAHDCCYGHLEKLGCEPKLEKYLFSTSRCNIFCAGRTACQRQTCMCDKRAALCFRHNLDTYNRKYAHYPKKLCTGPTPPC